One window of the Candidatus Chryseobacterium colombiense genome contains the following:
- a CDS encoding DEAD/DEAH box helicase, with amino-acid sequence MSFKNLNLINPIIRAVTEAGYSKPTAIQTAAIPHILSGKDIIACAQTGTGKTAAFAMPILQLLKKDAPEHKEIRTLILTPTRELAIQIEQNFAIYSKYLPLSQLSIFGGVSVGGQLAALRKRVDILVATPGRLLDLVNQRHIDLSKIEILVLDEADRMLDMGFVNDIKKVLRLVPQKRQTLFFSATMPTDIRTFSETILNNPVEVTVNPVSSTAQTIKQSVYFVEKRDKTGLLIDLLQNENMRRSLVFTRTKHAANKLVQQLEGVGIFAAAIHGNKSQSARQNALDDFKSSKIKVLVATDIAARGIDIDDLPHVVNYELPNIPETYVHRIGRTGRAGAEGNAISFCDMDERIDLKNIQKLIGFIMPVRSFYK; translated from the coding sequence ATGAGTTTTAAAAATTTAAACTTAATCAATCCAATTATTCGTGCTGTTACAGAAGCCGGGTATTCCAAGCCTACTGCGATACAGACAGCGGCGATTCCACACATTTTGTCAGGAAAAGATATTATAGCATGTGCCCAAACCGGTACAGGAAAAACAGCAGCATTTGCAATGCCTATCCTGCAGTTGTTAAAAAAAGATGCTCCTGAGCACAAAGAAATAAGAACGCTCATACTCACACCAACGCGGGAATTGGCAATACAGATTGAACAGAATTTTGCTATTTACAGCAAGTATTTACCTTTATCACAACTTTCTATTTTTGGAGGTGTTTCAGTGGGCGGACAGCTTGCGGCGCTTAGAAAAAGAGTAGATATTCTGGTGGCTACACCTGGTCGATTACTGGATTTGGTTAATCAAAGACATATTGATCTTTCTAAAATTGAAATACTTGTTTTAGATGAAGCAGACAGAATGCTTGATATGGGTTTTGTGAATGATATAAAAAAAGTGCTGAGGCTGGTTCCCCAGAAAAGGCAAACTTTGTTTTTTTCTGCCACAATGCCTACAGATATAAGGACATTTTCTGAAACAATCTTGAATAATCCTGTAGAGGTTACGGTAAATCCTGTATCTTCAACAGCCCAGACCATTAAGCAATCTGTATATTTTGTAGAAAAACGAGATAAGACAGGATTGCTGATCGACCTCCTGCAAAATGAAAATATGAGGCGTTCATTAGTTTTTACCCGTACTAAACATGCTGCCAATAAATTGGTCCAACAGTTGGAAGGTGTAGGAATTTTTGCCGCAGCTATTCATGGGAATAAATCTCAGTCCGCAAGGCAAAATGCACTTGATGATTTTAAAAGCAGTAAAATTAAAGTTTTGGTTGCTACAGATATTGCAGCCAGGGGAATTGATATTGATGATCTTCCTCATGTTGTAAACTATGAACTGCCTAATATTCCTGAAACTTATGTTCACCGGATCGGAAGAACAGGAAGGGCAGGAGCAGAAGGTAATGCAATTTCGTTTTGTGACATGGATGAGCGTATAGATCTTAAAAATATTCAAAAACTGATAGGATTCATCATGCCCGTAAGGTCATTTTATAAATAA
- a CDS encoding cold-shock protein, translating into MQQGTVKFFNEAKGFGFISPSDGGKDIFVHSSGLSTRAIRENDKVVFDVQESDKGLNAVNVKLA; encoded by the coding sequence ATGCAACAAGGCACCGTAAAATTTTTCAATGAAGCAAAAGGCTTCGGATTTATTTCTCCTTCAGATGGAGGTAAAGATATATTTGTACATTCATCAGGATTAAGCACAAGAGCAATCCGTGAGAATGATAAAGTAGTTTTCGATGTACAGGAGAGCGATAAAGGTTTAAATGCTGTTAATGTAAAACTGGCATAA
- a CDS encoding MaoC family dehydratase: MIIINNFNEYKLLEGKMIGTSSWHTIHQAQIDKFAEATLDFQWIHVDEKKAQSESPFKSTIAHGYLTLSLIPYLWKQIAEVRNVKMEINYGIENFKFGQPVPVNSDVKLQATVKSVINLKGTVKVVVEAKLLIKDQTRPCYTGDVIFLYHFL, translated from the coding sequence ATGATTATTATTAATAATTTTAATGAATATAAATTGCTGGAAGGTAAGATGATCGGGACTTCTTCCTGGCATACCATACATCAGGCTCAGATCGATAAATTTGCCGAAGCAACATTGGACTTTCAGTGGATTCATGTAGATGAAAAAAAAGCACAAAGCGAAAGTCCTTTTAAATCGACTATTGCCCATGGCTATTTAACACTATCACTCATTCCTTACCTCTGGAAACAAATTGCAGAAGTAAGAAATGTAAAAATGGAGATAAATTATGGAATTGAGAACTTTAAATTCGGTCAGCCGGTTCCAGTAAACAGTGATGTGAAATTACAGGCTACGGTAAAATCAGTAATAAATCTTAAGGGAACCGTAAAAGTCGTGGTTGAGGCAAAACTTCTCATAAAAGATCAAACCAGACCATGTTATACGGGAGATGTTATTTTTCTGTATCACTTTTTATAA
- the chrA gene encoding chromate efflux transporter — protein MEKETKLKELAGIFLKLGITAFGGPAAHIAMMRQEVVTKRQWMTEQHFLDMIGATNLIPGPNSTEMAIHIGQDRAGWKGLVVAGLCFICPAVLITLFFAWLYKEYGQLPEVQPFIYGIKPAIISVILAAIYPLAKKSLKTLQLWMIGIIVLILSLLGINEIFLLFGAGFLAVLLYLINKRGEVYSFIPAVLFQIPDSGFISSKNFHLFLAFLKIGAILYGSGYVLFAFLDAELVATGLLTRQQLIDAIAVGQFTPGPVFSSVTFIGYQINGFSGAVFSTIAIFLPSFIFVAMLHPLMRKVRNSKLLSAFLDAVNVASVAIIAAVCYEMGKDSIADWRTAVIAVVSLVFVLRFTKVNSAFVVLGGALLGFLLFRI, from the coding sequence ATGGAAAAAGAAACCAAACTGAAAGAACTTGCAGGTATTTTTCTAAAATTGGGGATTACAGCTTTTGGAGGACCAGCTGCTCATATTGCCATGATGAGGCAGGAAGTCGTAACAAAGCGGCAATGGATGACCGAACAGCATTTCCTGGATATGATAGGGGCAACCAATTTAATACCCGGACCCAACAGTACGGAAATGGCAATTCATATCGGGCAAGACAGAGCAGGCTGGAAAGGACTTGTTGTAGCGGGATTATGTTTTATATGTCCTGCGGTTCTCATTACTTTATTTTTTGCCTGGCTGTATAAAGAATATGGTCAGCTTCCGGAAGTTCAGCCCTTTATTTATGGGATAAAACCAGCGATTATATCGGTTATTTTAGCTGCGATTTATCCTTTAGCCAAGAAATCTCTGAAAACGTTACAACTCTGGATGATTGGTATAATTGTTCTGATTTTATCTTTATTGGGTATCAATGAGATCTTTCTCTTATTTGGAGCAGGTTTTTTGGCTGTATTATTATACCTTATCAATAAGCGAGGTGAAGTATATTCCTTTATTCCGGCGGTATTATTTCAGATTCCGGATTCCGGTTTTATCTCATCTAAAAATTTTCATCTTTTTCTGGCTTTTCTTAAAATCGGTGCTATTCTGTATGGAAGCGGATATGTCTTGTTTGCTTTTTTAGATGCTGAATTGGTAGCAACGGGCTTGCTGACGAGACAGCAACTGATAGATGCTATTGCTGTAGGACAATTTACGCCGGGCCCGGTCTTTTCTTCAGTTACTTTTATCGGGTATCAGATTAATGGCTTTTCTGGGGCTGTATTTTCTACCATTGCTATTTTTCTGCCTTCGTTTATATTTGTAGCAATGCTCCATCCATTGATGAGAAAAGTACGGAATTCAAAACTTTTGTCCGCATTTTTAGATGCAGTAAATGTAGCATCAGTAGCTATAATTGCGGCTGTGTGTTATGAAATGGGTAAAGACAGTATTGCAGATTGGCGTACTGCAGTCATTGCAGTGGTAAGTCTGGTTTTTGTATTGAGGTTTACTAAAGTTAACAGTGCTTTTGTAGTATTGGGAGGGGCTTTATTAGGGTTTTTGCTGTTCAGAATTTGA